In Thermus aquaticus, the sequence GCCCCCAGGGTGTGGCCCAGGAGGACCTCCTCCGGGGAAAGGCTCTCCTCCGGGGTGAGGGGGTGGCGGGTGGCCGCCTCCTGGTTGAGGGCGTACTGGGGCGGGGCCACGGGGGCGTCGGAACCCAAAGCCAGGGGCAGGCCCGTGGCCAAGAGGCTCCGGAAGCGGAAGGCCTCCCGGGCGGGAAGGCCAAAGGTCCGCACCAGGTGCTGGTCCTCCAAAAGGTGAAGGGGCTGGAGGGAAAGGGCCAGGGGCAGGCCGGAAAACAGGGGAAGGGCCTCGTCCCGCACGTGCTGGACGTGCTCCATTCGCAGGCGGAGGCCCTTTTCCCGGGCCAGAGGGGCCAGGCGGTGGAAGACCTCCAGGACCCCCTCCACCGCCCGGGTGCCGATGGCGTGGACGGCCAGGGTGAACCCCGCTCTAAGGGCGGCCTCCCCTTCTTCCAGGATGGCCTCCAGGGAGTCCAGGGGCATGCCGGTGGAGCCGTCCGGGTAGGGCGTGTGCATCCAGGCGGTGCGGCTTCCCAAAGCCCCGTCGGCGAAGAACTTGACCCCGGCCAGGTGGAGGTCCCCCTGCCAGCCCGGGGTCCGCCCCCGCCAGGTGCCCCGGGGAAGGGCCCACCAGAGCCTCACCGGAAGCTCCAGCCCCAAAGCCCAGTCCAGGGCCTCAGGAGGCTCGTAGCCCATGGCGTGGACCGCGGTGTACCCCCGCCTGGCGAAGTCCCTAAGGCCCCGCTCCAGGTCCTCGGGGGAGGGTGGGGGAAGGTGAGGGACAACCAGTTCTTGCGCCCTTTCCAGGAGGACGTAGGGAACGCCATCCTCACCCCGGAGGAAGGCCCCGCCCTCCGGGGGCGCGGTTTCTGCGGTAAGCCCCGCCCTTTCCGCCGCCAGGCGGTTGATCCAGGCGGAATGGTAGTCCCGGCTGCGGAAGAAGACGGGGTTTTCCGGGGCCGCCCGGTCCAGGAGGCCTGGGGGCGGGGGCTTGGGGAAGAGGAAGCCCTGGCCCTCGAGCCAAGCCCCCCGGGGCAGGGCCTTGGCCCTTTCCGCCGCCTTCAGGGCCACCTCCTCCGGGTCCTTCAGGCCCGAGAGGTCCAGGCCCCGAAGGGCCATGCCCCAGTAGAGGGGGTGGGCGTGGGCGTCCTGCAGGCCCGGGGTGATGGCCTCAAAGCGCCGCCCCCGCCCTCCCTCCTCCACCCGGGCCAGGCGCTCCCCCTCCACCAGGAGGCTCCTCCTGCCGTCCGTGAGCCACATGGACCCAGTGTACCGGGACATCCCACGGCTTCTTCCACCTCTTTGTCTTAAGCACCCCGCCGTGGCAAGAGCCAAGGCGGGGTAACCAGCCCCGCCTTTCCCGTAACATGGGCTTGTGGAGCGCACCTACCTCTACCGGGGCCGCATCCTGAACCTGGCCCTCGAGGGCCGCTACGAGATCGTGGAGCACAAGCCCGCCGTGGCCGTCATCGCCCTCAAGGAGGGCAAGATGCTCTTCGTGCGCCAGATGCGCCCCGCCGTCGGCCTCGCCCCCTTGGAGATTCCCGCCGGGCTCATAGAGCCGGGCGAGGACCCCCTCGAGGCCGCCCGAAGGGAGCTGGCCGAGGAAACGGGGCTAAAGGGAGACCTCACCTACCTCTTCAGCTACTACGTCTCCCCCGGCTTCACCGACGAGAAGACCCACGTCTTCCTGGCGGAAAACCTGGAAGAATCCCAAGCCACCCCCGACGAGGACGAGGCCATAGAAGTGGTCTGGATGCCCCCCGAGGAGGCCCTTTTCCGGCACCGGCGGGGCGAGCTGGGGTTCTCGGCCACGGGGGTCGTGGGGGGCCTCTACTACCATGCTTTTCTCCGAGGTCGCTGACGTCCCCAAGGGGCCCAAGGTGGTGGCCGTGGGCTCCTTTGACGGGGTGCACTTGGGCCACCAGCACCTCCTGCGCCAGGCCCTCTCCGAGGCCAAGGCCCGCCGCCTGCCCCTTCTCGTCTACACCTTTGACCCCCCCACCAAGGTCTTCACCCGGGGGGAGGGGTTTTTGATGGACCTGGAGGAGAAGGTGGAGGCCCTGAGGTCTTTGGGGGTGGAGCTGATCCTGGCGGTCCCCTTCAACGAGACCTTCGCCCAAAGGAGCGCCGAGGCCTTTCTGGAGGACCTTAGGGCCCTGGAGGCCGAGGCCATCTACGTGGGCGAGGACTTCCGCTTCGGCCAGGGGCGGGCCGGGACGCCGGAAGGCCTAAAGAAGGTGGCCCCGGTGCGCCTCATCCCCCTCTTGGAGCTCGGGGGGGAGCCGGTGAAAAGCAGCCGCATCCGGGACCTCCTCAAGGCGGGCCAGGTGGAGGAGGCCCGGCACCTTTTGGGAAGGCCCTACAGCGCCTACGGGGTGGTGGTGGAGGGGGACCGGATGGGGCGGAAGCTGGGCTTTCCCACCGCCAACCTGGCCGTTCACCCCCTGAAGGTCCTCCCCCCTGGAGTCTATGCGGTGGAGGCAGAAGGGGCCTTCGGGCGGTACAAGGGCGTGGCCAACGTGGGCTTTCGGCCCACCTTGGGCGGCGAGGAAAGGCGGCTTGAGGTCCACCTCCTGGGCTTTCTGGGGGAGCTCTACGGGGAGGAGGTGCGGGTGCGCTTCCTGAAGAGGCTACGGGAAGAAAGGCGCTTCCCCTCCCTGGAGGGCCTGAAGGCCCAGATCGCCCAGGACGTGGCCGAGGCCAGGCGGTACTTCGGGCTTTAGGCCTCGTCAAAGTAGGTGAGCTTCGGGGTCTTGTTGGCCCTGAGCTCGTCCAGGCGGCGAACTGGGGTGGTGTAGGGGGCGTTTTCCAGCCACTCCTTGGGCTTGGCCAGAAGCTCGCCCATGGCCTCGGCGAAGGCCTCGAGGGTCTCCTTGCTCTCGGTCTCCGTGGGCTCCACCATGAGGGCCTCCTTGACGATCAGGGGGAAGTAGACCGTGGGCGGGTGGAAGCCTAGCTCCAAAAGCCCCTTGGCGATGTCCAGGGCCCGGAAGCCCTGGGGGGGCTGGGCCACGAACTCGTGCATGGTGGGGCCGTCGTAGGGCACCCGGTAGCCCCGCTCCTTCAAAAGCTCCTTCAGGTAGCGGGCGTTGAGCACGGAAAGGGCGGCGGCCCTCTTGAGGCCAGGAAGCCCCAGGGTGCGGATGTAGGCCCAGGCCCGCACCAGGGCCAGGAAGTTCCCGTGGAAGCTCCTGACCCGCCCGATGCTCTTTGGGCGGTCAAAGGAGAGGTAGAAGCCCTCCGCCCCCCGCTCCACCGTGGGCACGGGCAGGTAGGGGGCCAGGTGGGCTTTGACCCCCACGGGGCCCGAACCCGGCCCCCCGCCCCCGTGGGGCACGGTGAAGGTCTTGTGCAGGTTCAGGTGGACCACGTCAAAGCCCATGTCCCCGGGCCTGGCCCAGCCCATGATGGCGTTCAGGTTGGCCCCGTCGTAGTAGAGCTGGACCCCCGCCTCCTTGGCCAGGCGGGAGATCTCCAGGATCCGCCTCTCAAAGAGGCCCAGGGTGTTGGGGTTGGTCAGCATGATGGCGGCCACGTGGGGGGAGAGCTCCCGCTTCAGGGCCTCGAGGTCCACCTCCCCGTCGGGCCCCGAGGGGACCTCCTTCACCTGGTAGCCGGCCATGCTGGCGGTGGCGGGGTTGGAGCCGTGGGCCGAGTCGGGCACCAAGACCACCCGCCTCGTCCTCCCCTCCCCCCGGTCCTCGTGGTAGGCCCGGATGATGAGGATCCCCGTGAGCTCCCCGTGGGCCCCGGCGGCGGGCTCCAGGGTGATGGCCTCCATGCCGGTGAGGGCCTTCAGGTACTCCCCCAGCTCCCACATGAGCCTCAAAGCCCCCTGGACCGTGGCCGGGTCCTGGTAGGGGTGGAGGTGGGCGAAGAGGCGGGCCGCCTCCTCGTGGAGCTTGGGGTTGTACTTCATGGTGCAGCTTCCCAAGGGGTAGAAGGTGGTGTCCACCCCCACCTGGCGGCGGGAAAGCCCGGTGTAGTGGCGCACCAGGGTGAGCTCGTCCACCTCGGGGAGGCGGGGAGGGGCCTCCCGCAAAAAGCCTTTGGGGATGAGGTCTTCCGCCTTGGGCACGGCCTTCACCAGCCTGAGGCCGCGCCGGCCTTTCCGGCTACGCTCGTAGATCAGCGGGTAGTCCATAGCGCCTCCTTCAGGGCCTCCCGGAAGGCCAGGAGGTCCTCCTCTTCGTGGAGCTCGGTGGCGGCGAAGAGGGCCAGGTTTTCCCCGTACTCCCGGGGCACGGGCGTGGCCCCGTGGAAGCCCCGCTTGGCGAGGGCCCTCCGCACCTCCAAGGGGTCTTTGGGAAGCCTCAGGGCGAACTCCTGGAAGAAGGGCTTGGGGGTGAAGGCCTCCACCCCGGGGAGGGTGAGGAGGAGCTCCTGGAGGCGGTGGGCCATGTAGACCCCCTTCAGGGCCACCTCCTTCAGGCCCTCGGGCCCCAAGGCCGCCAGGTACATGGCCCCCATGAGGGCGGTGAGCTGGGCGTTGGTGGTGATGTTGCTCTTGGCCTTGGCCCGCCGGATGTACTGCTCCCGGGCCTGAAGGGTGAGGATAAAGCCCCGCTTCCCCTCCACGTCCACGGTCTCCGAGACCAGCCGCCCGGGAAGCTGGCGGACGAAGGCCTTCTTGGTGACCAGAAAGCCGAAGTGGGGCCCGCCAAAGCCCAGGGGCAGGCCCAGAACCTGGCCGTCCCCCACGGCGATGTCGGCCCCGTAGGCCCCGGGGGGCTTGAGCAGGGCCAGGGAGAGGGGGTCCACTACGGCCACGAAGAGGGCCCCGGCCCGGTGGGCGGCCTCGGCCAGGGGGGCGAGGTCCTCGAGGGCCCCCAGGAAGTTGGGGTTCTGGGCCACCACCGCCCCCACCTCCTCGGGCACCTCCACCAGGGGCGTCCTTCCCCCTTCCAGCGGGATGGTGCCCAGGCTGGCCCCCACCGCCTCCAGGTAGGTCTTGAGGACCTCCCGGTACTCGGGATGAACCCCCTGGGAGACCAGAACCCCCATCCTCCCCGTCTCCCGAAGGGCCAGGAGCACCCCTTCCGCCAAGGCGGTGGAGCCGTCGTACATGGAGGCGTTGGAGACCTCCAGGCCCGTGAGCTCGGCCATCATGGTCTGGTACTCAAAGGTGGCCTGCAGGACCCCCTGGCTCACCTCGGGCTGGTAGGGGGTGTAGGCGGTCAGGAACTCGCCCCGGCTCCCCAGGGCCTGGACCACGGGGGGAACGTGGTGGAAGCGGGCCCCGCCCCCCAAAAAGGCCTTTCTGGCGGGAAGGTTTTCCCCGGCCAGGCGGGAAAGCTCCTCCAAAACCGCCCACTCCGGCATGGGGTCGGGGAGGTGGATGGGGGGGTTTAGGATCTCCTCGGGCAGGTGGGCGTAGAGGTCCTCCAGGGTCTCCACCCCCACCTTCTCCAGCATGGCCTGGATCTCCTCTTCCGTGTGGGGCGTGTAATCCATAACGCCATCCTCTCAACAAAACCCCCGGGCCATTGGACCCGGGGCCACAGAGGGGCCTTCCCGCCCTAAGGCGCGGGCGCGGGGAAGGCCCGCCAAACCCACGGCGCCTCCTAGGCGTTTTCCAGCGTCGCCTGGTAGCCCTCGGCGTCCAGAAGGCCGTCCAGGTCGGCCATGTCCCGGGGCCTCAGGCGGAAGATCCAGCCCTCCCCATAGGGGTCCTGGTTGATGAGCTCCGGGGTCTTCTCCAGGGCCTGGTTCACCTCCACCACCTCCCCCGCCACGGGGGCGTAGATGTCGGAAGCGGTCTTCACGCTCTCCACCACGGCCACGGCCTCCCCGGCCTCCACCACCCGCCCCACCTGGGGAAGCTCCACGTAGACCACGTCCCCCAAGGCGTCCTGGGCGTAGTCGGTGATGCCCACCAGCACCGTGTCCCCCTCGGGCAGGGCCCACTCATGGGTCTTGGTGTAAAAGCGGTCCTTGGGTATGTCCATAGCGCCTCCTAACCCCCGCTATTTTAGCGGCACAAAGGGCAGCGGGCTAATGGAGGCGGGGACGGCCCGCCCCCTGACCTCCACAAAGAAGGGGCCCTCGGCCTCCTTTTCCACGTAGGCCAGGGCGATCCCCTTCTCCAGAAGCGGGGAGTAGCCCCCGCTGGTCACCCGGCCCACGGGGCCCTTTTCGGAAAGGACGGCGTAGCCCTCCCGGGGAATCCCCGTCTCCAGGACCAGGCCCACAAGCTTTTCCCGGCAAGGCGAGGCGAGCATGGCCTCCTTGCCTAAAAAGTCCTTTTCCCTCTTCACCACCCAGGCCCAGGGGGTGCAGAGGGGGTTGGTGGCCTCGGTGAGCTCGTGGCCGTAGAGGGGAAAGCCCGCCTCGAGCCTCAGGGTGTCCCGGGCCCCAAGGCCACAGGGCCTCGCCCCCGCCGCCAGAAGGGCCTCAAAGACCGCCTCGGCGTCCTCGGGGGCCAGGAAGAGCTCAAAGCCGTCCTCGCCGGTGTAGCCAGTGCGGGCGAGGCGGGCGGGGCGCCCCGCCACCTGGGCCTCAAAGACGTCGTTCTTCCTGCGGGCGGAGAGGTCCGCCCCGGTGAGGCTCTGGAGGATCGCCGCCGCCTCGGGCCCCTGGAGGGCCAGAAGGGCGGTGGCCTCGGAAACGTCTTCCACCTCCACCCGGAAACCCCGGGCCAGGGCCTTCAGGTGGTCCAGGTCCTTGGCGATGTTGGCGGCGTTGACCACCATCAGGTAAACCGCCTCGCCCAGGCGGTAGAGGTAGATGTCGTCCACCACGCCGCCCCTTTCGCTGGGGAGCATGGAGTACTGGGCCCGGCCCACCTTGAGCTTGCCCACGTCGTTGACCGTGGCCCACTGCAGAAAGGGCAGGGCCTCCTCGCCCCGGATCAGGAACTCCCCCATGTGGCTCACGTCAAAGAGGCCGGCCTTCCTCCGCACGGCCAGGTGCTCCTCCACGATGGAGGTGTACTGGAGGGGCAGGGCGTAGCCCGCGAACGCCACCATGCGCCCCCCGTGGCGCAGGTGGGCCTGGTAGAGCGGGGTCGTCTTCATACAGGGCCAGCATACTCCCGGGCGCACGGGATTCGGGGGCGAAGAGGTGCCCTTGATCCCCTTGTTGCCTGTTTCCTTCGGCCAACCATGCCTGGTAACTTCCCCAAAGAACCTTTTGCCGGGGGTGGTATGATGCCCGCTTTCCCCTAGAAAAACTCCCGCCTCAAAGCCTCGGCGGAGTTGTCCTCCAGGACCTCCTCCCGCTTGGTGGCCCAGGCGGGGAAGGGAAAGCGGAGGAGGAGGGGCACGGGGATCTCCGGCTGGTGGAGGATCACCGCCCCCTGGGGGAGGATGAGGGCCCGCTGGCGGAAGGAGGTGGGCAGGTAGCGGTACTCGGGCCTTTCCGCCTCGGCGGCGTCCAGGCGGCCCACCACCCGGATGGCGGCGTTCCCCACCACCCTTCGTTCCACCTCGCTCGCCGTCTGCTGGGCCCCGATCAGGATGACCCCCAAGGAGCGGCCCCTTTCGGCGATGTCCAGGAGGATGTCCTTGATGGGGCTTTCCTCCTCCCGGGGGGCGTACTTGTTGAGCTCGTCCAGGACGATGAAGACCCGGCCCCGGTACTGCCCCCGCTCCTTGCGCTCAAAGAGGTCTTTGAGGAGGCTTCCCACCACGAACATCTGGCCCTGGGGGGAGAGCTTAGCCAGGTCCACCACGTGGACCTGCTCCCCCTTGAGGGGGTCCGGGGGGTTGCCGGGGCGGTCTCCCCGGACCAGGTGGCTCAGGTTCTCCACGCTTGAGCGCAGGCGGCGGACGAAGGCCTCGAGGGTGGGCCGGGCCTGCCGGGCCGTCCACCTCCTATCCCCCTCGCCCTCCCCCGTCTCCGGGCCCAGGAGCTTGTACTCCACGTAGCGCACCAGCTGGGCGAAGGTCTTGAGGCGCACCTTGCCCAGCTGGTCAAAGCGCACCTCCTCGGGCAGGTCCTCCTCCGGCCAGTCCTCCACCAGGAGGCTAGGCCCCTTCTGCCCCTGGGCCAGCTCCTTTAGCTTTTCCGTCACGTGGGCCAGGAGGAAGCCCAGGTTGGTCATGGCCGTGCGGTCGGCGAAGAGGAAGGGGAGAAGCCCCCGTTGGCAGAACTGGACCAGGTCCCAGTGGTAGGCCCGCACGCCCTCGAGGCGGGTGTCCAGGTCGGGCACGTACCCCTCCTTCTTGGGCGGGGCCATGAAGGCCACGCTCTGGAAGGGGGTGGCGGGAAGGCCTAGGCGGGCGTACTCCGCCCGGTCCTTCTCCTGCAGGCGGGCGTTGGGCTTGTCCAGGAAGAAGAGGTCCTCCCCCTTGACGTTGAAGAGGAGGACCCTGGCCTGGTGGGCGTCCTCCAAAACCCCGCTTTCCAGAAGGCTTTTCAGGAGAAAGGTGGCGTAGCTGGTCTTGGCCGCCACCCCGCTGATGCCGGAGATGTTGACGTGCCCTCCCTTGACCCCGTTCAGGAACTCCAGGTTCAGGTAGGCCACCTCCCCGTTCTTCAAGAACCCGGCGGGGAGCTTGGTACTCCCCCTCTGGTTCTTCATGGCGTCGTAGTAGAGGGCCCGTTCCAGGTCCTCTCCCTGGGCCAGGTAGACCGGGGAGCCCGGGTCTGGGGGAAAGAACTCCTCCGGCAGGATCCGGGTCACGCTCACGTGGGCCACGTAGGCCAGGCTCACCGGGATCTGCCCCTCCACCGCCAAAAAGGTGTCGGTGTCGTAGGCCTCCCCCTCGTGGAGCTTGGCCACGTGGTCCACCATGCCGAAGTAAAGCACCTCCCCCAGCCGGGGGTGGAAGCCCTTCACCACCACCAGGTCGTCCAGCCTCAAAAGCCCTTCGCCCTCCACCCCCACCCAGAACTCCAGGGGAGTGGCCTCCCGTCTGCCCAGCACCACGCCGATGCGCTCCACTATCCACCTCCCAGGTGCCGCCTCAGAAGGCGGTCTACCACCTCCTGGCTACCCATCCTGCGGGCCAGCTCCCGCTCCAGGGCCCCGATGGGGGTCAGGTTCTGGGGGGCCCGGGGGTCCTTGACCGGGTGGGAGGCCAGGGCAGGGAAAAGGCTCAAGGAGAGGTCCGCAAGCTCCAGGTAGGGCCCTTTTAGCGGGGTTTCCACCCGAAGAAGCCCCGCCTGGGGGGGGCGAAGGCCCTCAGGGGCCAGGGGCAGGCGCACATACCAGCTGGCCAGGGCCTGCTCCTCCCTGGACACCTGGAAGGCCGGGGTCCGCTCCCCGGGCCTGAGGGCGTGAAGGAGGGCCTCCTCCTCTTCGGGCAGGTAGCGGACCCAGTGGGTCTTGATGTAGCCGAGAAGGGCCCCCCCTGGCCTAGGGAAGCGCACGGGTCCGTCCACCACCAAAAGCCCCCCGGAAAGCCCCTGGGCCACCCTCTTTTCCAGGTCTTCCCGG encodes:
- a CDS encoding amidohydrolase, whose protein sequence is MWLTDGRRSLLVEGERLARVEEGGRGRRFEAITPGLQDAHAHPLYWGMALRGLDLSGLKDPEEVALKAAERAKALPRGAWLEGQGFLFPKPPPPGLLDRAAPENPVFFRSRDYHSAWINRLAAERAGLTAETAPPEGGAFLRGEDGVPYVLLERAQELVVPHLPPPSPEDLERGLRDFARRGYTAVHAMGYEPPEALDWALGLELPVRLWWALPRGTWRGRTPGWQGDLHLAGVKFFADGALGSRTAWMHTPYPDGSTGMPLDSLEAILEEGEAALRAGFTLAVHAIGTRAVEGVLEVFHRLAPLAREKGLRLRMEHVQHVRDEALPLFSGLPLALSLQPLHLLEDQHLVRTFGLPAREAFRFRSLLATGLPLALGSDAPVAPPQYALNQEAATRHPLTPEESLSPEEVLLGHTLGAAQAAGWADYGRLQAGMRADLTLWEGGRPVGRVYRGNLELF
- a CDS encoding NUDIX hydrolase, translated to MERTYLYRGRILNLALEGRYEIVEHKPAVAVIALKEGKMLFVRQMRPAVGLAPLEIPAGLIEPGEDPLEAARRELAEETGLKGDLTYLFSYYVSPGFTDEKTHVFLAENLEESQATPDEDEAIEVVWMPPEEALFRHRRGELGFSATGVVGGLYYHAFLRGR
- the ribF gene encoding riboflavin biosynthesis protein RibF, translating into MLFSEVADVPKGPKVVAVGSFDGVHLGHQHLLRQALSEAKARRLPLLVYTFDPPTKVFTRGEGFLMDLEEKVEALRSLGVELILAVPFNETFAQRSAEAFLEDLRALEAEAIYVGEDFRFGQGRAGTPEGLKKVAPVRLIPLLELGGEPVKSSRIRDLLKAGQVEEARHLLGRPYSAYGVVVEGDRMGRKLGFPTANLAVHPLKVLPPGVYAVEAEGAFGRYKGVANVGFRPTLGGEERRLEVHLLGFLGELYGEEVRVRFLKRLREERRFPSLEGLKAQIAQDVAEARRYFGL
- the gcvPB gene encoding aminomethyl-transferring glycine dehydrogenase subunit GcvPB is translated as MDYPLIYERSRKGRRGLRLVKAVPKAEDLIPKGFLREAPPRLPEVDELTLVRHYTGLSRRQVGVDTTFYPLGSCTMKYNPKLHEEAARLFAHLHPYQDPATVQGALRLMWELGEYLKALTGMEAITLEPAAGAHGELTGILIIRAYHEDRGEGRTRRVVLVPDSAHGSNPATASMAGYQVKEVPSGPDGEVDLEALKRELSPHVAAIMLTNPNTLGLFERRILEISRLAKEAGVQLYYDGANLNAIMGWARPGDMGFDVVHLNLHKTFTVPHGGGGPGSGPVGVKAHLAPYLPVPTVERGAEGFYLSFDRPKSIGRVRSFHGNFLALVRAWAYIRTLGLPGLKRAAALSVLNARYLKELLKERGYRVPYDGPTMHEFVAQPPQGFRALDIAKGLLELGFHPPTVYFPLIVKEALMVEPTETESKETLEAFAEAMGELLAKPKEWLENAPYTTPVRRLDELRANKTPKLTYFDEA
- the gcvPA gene encoding aminomethyl-transferring glycine dehydrogenase subunit GcvPA is translated as MDYTPHTEEEIQAMLEKVGVETLEDLYAHLPEEILNPPIHLPDPMPEWAVLEELSRLAGENLPARKAFLGGGARFHHVPPVVQALGSRGEFLTAYTPYQPEVSQGVLQATFEYQTMMAELTGLEVSNASMYDGSTALAEGVLLALRETGRMGVLVSQGVHPEYREVLKTYLEAVGASLGTIPLEGGRTPLVEVPEEVGAVVAQNPNFLGALEDLAPLAEAAHRAGALFVAVVDPLSLALLKPPGAYGADIAVGDGQVLGLPLGFGGPHFGFLVTKKAFVRQLPGRLVSETVDVEGKRGFILTLQAREQYIRRAKAKSNITTNAQLTALMGAMYLAALGPEGLKEVALKGVYMAHRLQELLLTLPGVEAFTPKPFFQEFALRLPKDPLEVRRALAKRGFHGATPVPREYGENLALFAATELHEEEDLLAFREALKEALWTTR
- the gcvH gene encoding glycine cleavage system protein GcvH is translated as MDIPKDRFYTKTHEWALPEGDTVLVGITDYAQDALGDVVYVELPQVGRVVEAGEAVAVVESVKTASDIYAPVAGEVVEVNQALEKTPELINQDPYGEGWIFRLRPRDMADLDGLLDAEGYQATLENA
- the gcvT gene encoding glycine cleavage system aminomethyltransferase GcvT, yielding MKTTPLYQAHLRHGGRMVAFAGYALPLQYTSIVEEHLAVRRKAGLFDVSHMGEFLIRGEEALPFLQWATVNDVGKLKVGRAQYSMLPSERGGVVDDIYLYRLGEAVYLMVVNAANIAKDLDHLKALARGFRVEVEDVSEATALLALQGPEAAAILQSLTGADLSARRKNDVFEAQVAGRPARLARTGYTGEDGFELFLAPEDAEAVFEALLAAGARPCGLGARDTLRLEAGFPLYGHELTEATNPLCTPWAWVVKREKDFLGKEAMLASPCREKLVGLVLETGIPREGYAVLSEKGPVGRVTSGGYSPLLEKGIALAYVEKEAEGPFFVEVRGRAVPASISPLPFVPLK
- a CDS encoding ATP-binding protein, whose product is MERIGVVLGRREATPLEFWVGVEGEGLLRLDDLVVVKGFHPRLGEVLYFGMVDHVAKLHEGEAYDTDTFLAVEGQIPVSLAYVAHVSVTRILPEEFFPPDPGSPVYLAQGEDLERALYYDAMKNQRGSTKLPAGFLKNGEVAYLNLEFLNGVKGGHVNISGISGVAAKTSYATFLLKSLLESGVLEDAHQARVLLFNVKGEDLFFLDKPNARLQEKDRAEYARLGLPATPFQSVAFMAPPKKEGYVPDLDTRLEGVRAYHWDLVQFCQRGLLPFLFADRTAMTNLGFLLAHVTEKLKELAQGQKGPSLLVEDWPEEDLPEEVRFDQLGKVRLKTFAQLVRYVEYKLLGPETGEGEGDRRWTARQARPTLEAFVRRLRSSVENLSHLVRGDRPGNPPDPLKGEQVHVVDLAKLSPQGQMFVVGSLLKDLFERKERGQYRGRVFIVLDELNKYAPREEESPIKDILLDIAERGRSLGVILIGAQQTASEVERRVVGNAAIRVVGRLDAAEAERPEYRYLPTSFRQRALILPQGAVILHQPEIPVPLLLRFPFPAWATKREEVLEDNSAEALRREFF
- a CDS encoding DNA double-strand break repair nuclease NurA — its product is MWRLLALRPGALAREEAFQGLAAPEAFRPLESPWEARRADPRPWPEPLYFVDGKEREEALLAQGERVALLGSVAAGALVHQGGRMTLLSPVVRRVGVGLSEPLQVGELLYEPVEAEGTDYPSLRAGLQKVREDLEKRVAQGLSGGLLVVDGPVRFPRPGGALLGYIKTHWVRYLPEEEEALLHALRPGERTPAFQVSREEQALASWYVRLPLAPEGLRPPQAGLLRVETPLKGPYLELADLSLSLFPALASHPVKDPRAPQNLTPIGALERELARRMGSQEVVDRLLRRHLGGG